Proteins encoded within one genomic window of Companilactobacillus sp.:
- the uvrB gene encoding excinuclease ABC subunit UvrB: MIDRVDDNKFDLVSKYAPAGDQQQAIDKLTKGFEDGDKEMVLEGATGTGKTFTMANVIKNLNKPTLIISHNKTLAGQLYGEMKEFFPHNAVEYFVSYYDYYQPEAYVPSSDTYIEKDSSINDEIDKLRHSATSSLLERNDVIVVASVSCIFGLGDPREYADSIISLRTGQQISRNKLLEELVENQFERNDIDFQRGRFRVRGDVVDIFPASRDDNAIRVEFFGDEIDRIIEMNALTGEIIGSMDHIGIFPATHFMISDASMEQALTRIQNELDVQVKKFEGEGKLLEAQRIKQRTEYDIEMMREMGYTSGIENYSRHMEGRAEGEPPFTLLDFFPDDFNIMIDESHVTMPQIRGMYNGDRARKQMLVNYGFRLPSALDNRPLKLDEFEQHVKRILYVSATPGPYELDRTSHVVPQIIRPTGLLDPVIEVRPIMGQIDDLVAEINDRVEKHERVFVTTLTKKMAEDLTDYFKDLGIKVRYLHSDIKTIERSQIIRDLRLGKFDVLIGINLLREGIDVPEVSLIAILDADKEGFLRAERSLVQIIGRASRNEHGKVIMYADSITESMRNAIDKTKHRREIQMKFNEEHGITPKTIVKPIRDAISMFHKVDNSESEKEAITEDNLDFDNMTKKQKNELISNLTEQMESAAKKLDFEGAANLRDTILELKAEMN, translated from the coding sequence GTGATAGATAGAGTGGATGACAATAAGTTTGACTTAGTTTCAAAGTACGCTCCTGCCGGGGATCAACAACAGGCTATCGACAAACTCACTAAGGGTTTTGAAGACGGCGATAAAGAAATGGTCCTAGAAGGTGCCACTGGTACTGGTAAGACGTTTACGATGGCTAATGTTATTAAGAATTTAAACAAACCAACGCTCATCATTTCCCACAACAAGACTCTTGCGGGTCAACTTTACGGTGAGATGAAAGAATTTTTCCCACACAATGCTGTGGAATACTTCGTAAGTTATTATGATTACTACCAACCAGAAGCATATGTTCCATCAAGCGATACTTACATCGAAAAGGATTCAAGTATCAATGATGAGATCGATAAATTACGTCATTCAGCGACAAGTTCATTGCTTGAGCGAAATGACGTTATTGTCGTGGCTTCAGTTTCTTGTATCTTTGGTTTAGGTGATCCAAGAGAATATGCTGACAGTATTATTTCCTTGAGAACTGGTCAACAGATCTCGCGTAATAAATTACTCGAAGAATTAGTCGAGAATCAATTTGAGCGTAATGATATCGATTTTCAACGTGGACGCTTTCGTGTCCGTGGGGATGTCGTCGACATTTTCCCTGCATCAAGAGATGATAATGCTATTCGTGTCGAATTTTTTGGCGACGAAATAGACCGTATTATTGAAATGAATGCTTTAACTGGTGAGATCATTGGTTCAATGGATCATATCGGTATTTTCCCTGCGACTCACTTTATGATCAGTGATGCCAGTATGGAACAAGCTTTAACTAGAATTCAAAATGAACTCGACGTTCAAGTTAAGAAGTTCGAGGGCGAAGGTAAATTATTAGAAGCTCAACGGATTAAGCAAAGAACTGAATACGATATCGAAATGATGCGTGAAATGGGTTATACATCTGGTATCGAAAATTATTCTCGTCACATGGAAGGACGTGCCGAAGGTGAACCACCTTTCACGTTACTAGATTTCTTCCCTGATGATTTTAATATTATGATCGATGAGTCACACGTTACGATGCCTCAAATTCGTGGTATGTACAATGGTGACCGTGCCAGAAAGCAGATGCTAGTAAACTACGGTTTCAGATTGCCAAGTGCTTTGGACAACCGTCCGTTAAAACTTGATGAGTTTGAACAACACGTTAAACGTATTCTGTATGTTTCAGCTACGCCTGGACCTTATGAACTAGATAGAACTAGTCATGTGGTCCCACAAATTATTCGTCCAACTGGTCTGCTAGATCCGGTAATTGAAGTCCGGCCGATCATGGGACAAATCGATGATTTGGTCGCGGAGATAAACGACCGAGTCGAGAAGCACGAAAGAGTCTTTGTCACGACTTTGACTAAGAAGATGGCCGAGGATCTGACGGATTACTTCAAAGATCTGGGGATCAAAGTCCGATACTTGCACAGTGATATCAAGACGATCGAACGGTCGCAAATCATTCGTGATCTGCGTCTAGGTAAATTTGATGTTTTGATTGGTATCAACTTGCTACGTGAAGGTATTGATGTTCCCGAAGTATCCTTGATTGCAATTTTGGATGCTGACAAGGAAGGATTTTTACGTGCCGAACGTTCGCTAGTTCAGATCATTGGTCGTGCATCTAGAAATGAACATGGTAAAGTTATCATGTATGCAGATTCAATTACTGAATCAATGCGCAATGCTATCGACAAGACTAAGCACAGACGTGAGATCCAAATGAAATTTAACGAAGAGCATGGAATTACTCCTAAGACTATTGTTAAGCCGATTCGTGACGCAATTTCCATGTTCCATAAGGTCGATAACTCTGAGTCAGAAAAAGAGGCTATCACTGAGGATAATCTCGACTTTGATAATATGACCAAGAAACAAAAGAACGAATTGATCAGTAATTTAACTGAACAAATGGAATCAGCAGCCAAGAAATTAGATTTCGAGGGTGCTGCCAACTTGCGTGATACAATTCTTGAATTAAAGGCGGAAATGAATTAA
- a CDS encoding MFS transporter yields MKINKKQWSWILYDWANSGYGIIVTTAVLPVYFKSIAQADHVSAASSTAFWGYANSFGTLLVSILAPFLGALADYPNFKKRLLNIFCWLGIVSTVGLALLPATQWRWILAIYVISAIGYSASNLFYDSFLTDVADNSQMNKISTHGYAYGYLGGVVAFSLFLVLYLTNGFGAMDSAAVSRWSFIIAAVWWIIFYLPLQKNVHQKYSVAPTSAPLAGSFKRVFQTIRHIKQYKQVAWFLVAYFFYIDGVDTIFTMATAIGMDIGVKTSVLMIVMLVVQLVAFPFSILFGWIADRFSTREGILLGIFVYLVICLYALNLHTTADFWILAILVGTVQGGLQALSRSFFGKIIPKDSGSEFFGFYNILGKFSAVMGPFLVGIVTQLTGKSTIGAASLSVLFLVGLIIFAMLPKLSNSPKK; encoded by the coding sequence TTGAAGATCAACAAAAAGCAATGGAGTTGGATCCTGTATGACTGGGCCAATTCAGGTTACGGTATCATCGTTACGACCGCAGTTTTACCTGTGTATTTTAAATCGATCGCACAGGCTGACCATGTTTCTGCAGCCAGTTCAACGGCATTTTGGGGATATGCTAACAGTTTTGGAACTTTATTAGTTTCAATCTTGGCTCCATTTTTAGGAGCGTTAGCAGATTATCCAAACTTTAAAAAACGTTTATTAAATATTTTTTGTTGGCTAGGTATCGTTTCAACGGTTGGCTTAGCCTTGCTTCCAGCCACTCAGTGGCGCTGGATACTGGCAATTTATGTCATATCGGCAATCGGATACTCGGCTAGTAATTTGTTCTACGATAGCTTTTTGACTGATGTGGCCGATAATAGTCAAATGAACAAAATTTCAACGCATGGATATGCTTATGGATATCTAGGTGGAGTGGTCGCATTCAGTTTGTTCCTGGTATTGTATTTAACTAATGGCTTTGGAGCCATGGACAGCGCCGCAGTTTCACGTTGGAGTTTTATTATTGCAGCAGTCTGGTGGATAATTTTTTACTTACCTCTGCAAAAAAATGTCCATCAAAAGTATTCAGTTGCTCCAACTTCAGCACCACTTGCTGGAAGTTTCAAACGAGTTTTTCAAACGATCAGACACATCAAACAATATAAGCAAGTAGCTTGGTTTTTAGTAGCTTATTTCTTCTATATTGATGGTGTCGATACGATCTTTACTATGGCGACTGCTATCGGGATGGATATCGGTGTTAAAACCAGTGTCTTGATGATCGTCATGTTAGTCGTACAGCTAGTTGCCTTCCCATTTTCAATTTTATTCGGTTGGATCGCGGATAGATTTTCAACTCGTGAAGGTATTCTATTAGGAATATTTGTTTATCTAGTAATTTGTCTTTATGCATTGAACTTGCATACTACGGCAGACTTCTGGATCTTGGCCATTTTAGTTGGTACTGTTCAAGGTGGTTTACAAGCTTTGAGTAGATCCTTCTTTGGTAAGATCATTCCGAAAGATTCTGGTAGCGAATTTTTCGGATTCTACAATATCCTGGGCAAATTCTCGGCTGTCATGGGACCATTCTTAGTTGGTATCGTGACGCAATTAACTGGTAAATCAACTATTGGTGCGGCATCGTTGAGTGTCCTATTCTTAGTTGGATTAATAATTTTTGCCATGTTGCCAAAACTTTCAAATAGTCCAAAAAAATAG